The Bremerella cremea genome window below encodes:
- a CDS encoding leucine-rich repeat domain-containing protein — MRFLLTLTLLAFLLGCGSATDAAKSDHPNVAPTQDDLATEALVVNAGGRIEKDKSGAVTLVDFSGKPLDEKLISRIGTLPNLQKLLLRGCTVSNEMFTKLAAPSNLQVLDLRETPLTGKCLSQIGKCAKLRNLQFRGNAITDNDLKHLANLTELKVLGLDETAVDGNAFGELSGLAQLEELYLFGTPFLEVNLPKLAPFTKLKRLRLRGTLITGDGFVDLAGLTALEDLDVSETGFKDASVDHLKPFSQLKRLNLWATKIGDNAVPTVAEFNSLEWLNLDRNSIGDKNIHDLTKLPNLTWLHLGSTLLTDDGLMQLAPMKQLQTLIVTRTEVTDEGAAKLAHELPKTKIQHIYKPEKNES; from the coding sequence ATGCGATTTCTGCTAACCCTTACCTTACTCGCTTTTCTTCTGGGTTGTGGCAGCGCGACAGATGCCGCCAAGAGTGACCATCCAAACGTTGCCCCCACGCAAGACGACCTCGCCACCGAAGCGTTAGTCGTCAATGCTGGTGGGCGGATTGAGAAAGACAAAAGCGGTGCGGTTACCCTCGTTGATTTTTCAGGCAAGCCATTGGATGAAAAGCTGATCAGTCGCATCGGTACTCTCCCCAATCTGCAAAAACTTCTCCTGCGCGGGTGTACGGTTTCGAATGAAATGTTCACCAAGCTTGCCGCCCCCAGCAATCTGCAAGTCCTCGATCTGCGAGAAACGCCCCTGACCGGAAAATGTTTGTCTCAAATCGGCAAGTGCGCGAAATTGCGAAATCTGCAGTTCCGAGGCAACGCGATCACCGACAACGACCTCAAACATCTCGCCAATCTCACCGAGCTGAAAGTGCTGGGCCTGGATGAAACGGCGGTCGATGGCAATGCGTTCGGCGAGCTATCTGGCCTAGCCCAACTGGAAGAGCTGTACCTGTTCGGCACCCCGTTTCTTGAAGTCAACCTGCCGAAGCTGGCTCCTTTCACCAAGTTAAAGCGGCTCCGCTTGCGTGGCACCTTGATTACGGGAGACGGTTTCGTTGATCTCGCGGGACTTACCGCATTGGAAGACCTCGATGTGAGCGAAACGGGTTTTAAAGATGCTTCGGTTGATCATCTTAAGCCTTTTTCCCAGCTCAAACGCTTAAACCTATGGGCAACCAAAATCGGCGACAATGCCGTTCCCACCGTAGCCGAGTTCAACTCACTGGAATGGCTAAATCTCGATCGCAACTCGATTGGCGATAAGAACATTCATGACCTCACCAAGCTCCCCAACCTGACTTGGCTGCACCTGGGATCAACCTTGTTGACCGACGATGGGCTCATGCAGTTAGCCCCCATGAAACAACTTCAAACGCTAATTGTTACCCGCACGGAAGTGACCGACGAAGGAGCCGCCAAACTGGCTCACGAATTGCCCAAAACCAAGATTCAACACATCTACAAACCCGAGAAGAATGAGTCCTGA
- a CDS encoding CBS domain-containing protein, producing the protein MTAIETISRQLQGNVKDLMSVKVHTATVGTHVNIVADLMARYALRRVVIVDNTKKVIGVVSQRDIVRALINPNATPEGEDAEPLRVEQLITVDRPVTVGPEVPLARAAYVLATNKIGCLPVIDSSHCLIGVLSISDIIQFLAEDNVEGMETAFEMYSPKNDAKSRMPAYVRKMNGDLVIPLKNIENKRARMDYAVLGYDPPTGRILIKFVRSTTDEAIATKIQDDNLIIPAQGFVRHFSLIGKVAAFEVSDHNQSKFLVLSPKSTSSSTVNAMGTT; encoded by the coding sequence ATGACGGCTATCGAAACGATCTCGCGGCAACTCCAAGGAAACGTCAAGGACTTGATGTCGGTCAAAGTGCATACCGCGACGGTGGGCACTCACGTTAACATCGTGGCCGACCTAATGGCCCGCTACGCCCTGCGACGAGTCGTGATTGTCGATAACACCAAAAAGGTGATTGGGGTCGTCTCGCAGCGTGATATCGTTCGCGCGTTGATTAACCCCAATGCAACGCCCGAAGGCGAAGATGCCGAACCGCTACGAGTCGAGCAATTGATTACCGTCGACCGCCCGGTCACCGTCGGCCCTGAAGTCCCGTTAGCGCGGGCCGCCTACGTCTTAGCGACCAACAAAATTGGCTGCCTCCCGGTGATCGATTCTTCGCACTGCTTGATCGGCGTACTTTCCATTTCGGATATCATTCAGTTCTTGGCGGAAGACAACGTGGAAGGCATGGAAACAGCCTTCGAGATGTATTCTCCGAAGAATGACGCCAAGTCGCGTATGCCGGCCTATGTGCGCAAAATGAATGGCGACCTAGTCATTCCGCTGAAGAATATCGAGAACAAACGGGCCCGGATGGACTACGCTGTCTTGGGTTACGATCCGCCCACCGGCCGCATCCTGATCAAGTTCGTGCGTTCGACCACTGACGAAGCCATCGCGACCAAGATCCAGGACGATAACTTGATCATTCCCGCGCAAGGCTTTGTGCGTCACTTTAGCCTGATCGGCAAAGTGGCCGCTTTTGAGGTTTCCGACCACAACCAAAGCAAGTTCTTGGTTCTTTCCCCCAAAAGCACTTCGTCGTCGACGGTCAATGCCATGGGGACGACCTAG
- the metH gene encoding methionine synthase produces MPGPRFAGRQHPVFQDIQKRILILDGAMGTMIQKFKLSEDDVRGAQFADATKDLRNFSDLLCLTKPEIIEGIHRQFLEAGAHIIETNTFGATPVAMEEFGLSEQLATDINVAAVKLAKKVADEFNDRDPDNRRYVAGSIGPTSKTASISRRIEDPGFRDVTFDQLVNSYLVQIDAMVEAGVDILFPETTFDTLNLKACLFALEKYYREQGIELPVMTSVTITDASGRTLSGQTVEAFWNSVSHFPMLSVGINCALGAELMRPYVQELSSIAGCYVSCHPNAGLPNEMGEYDQTPDQMAATLRDFAEHGWLNIVGGCCGSTPQHIQAIAEVMRDYAPRPLAHPEPLTRLSGQEPFTITPNTNFVMIGERTNVTGSRRFARLIREELFEDAVEVARQQVASGANVIDVNMDDALLDGEAAMARYLNLIAAEPDICKVPVMIDSSKWTVIESGLRCVQGKSIVNSISLKEGEEEFLKKAQLCRDYGAAVVVMAFDEVGQAVEMDRKVEICKRAYDLLVEKLQFNPTDIIFDPNILTVATGIEEHNDYAINFIEATRKIKQVCPGAKVSGGVSNVSFSFRGNDVVREAIHAVFLYHAIKAGLDMGIVNAGQLAVYDEVPKELRDLIEDVLFNKRPDATERLVDFAETVKHQKGAGPKAEDLSWREAPVEQRLSHSLVKGIDRFIEEDTEEARQKFDRCLRIIEGPLMDGMNVVGDLFGAGKMFLPQVVKSARVMKKAVAYLLPYMEKEKEELGTTESDARGKILMATVKGDVHDIGKNIVGVVLGCNNYEIIDLGVMVHCDKILAAAKQHGVDVIGLSGLITPSLDEMVHVAEEMQAAGMKIPLLIGGATTSAKHTAVKIAPAYEGAVVHVLDASRSVGVVDQLLSKENSPAFLEKNRNLQTELVESYRKRQAVSLVPLRTAREKRFQTDWATVDIPTPDFTGSKTFREFPLKTLREYIDWSPFFNSWELKGKYPKIFEDKYVGEEAKKLFHDANVLLDEIIEKKLLTANGVFGFWPAAADGDDIVVYDPNDPEKEIERFFTLRQQWERKGQNDFRALSDYIAPVESGRRDYLGAFAVTTGIGCNELVAKFDADHDDYNSIMAKALADRFAEAFAERLHQEARQHWRFGQDEELSNEELIKESYRGIRPAPGYPAQPDHTEKWTLFRLLNATQETGIELTESLAMMPAASVSGLYFAHPAARYFAIHQLGRDQVEDYAKRKGMPLKDVEKWLAPNLSYDP; encoded by the coding sequence ATGCCAGGTCCCCGTTTCGCCGGTCGCCAGCACCCGGTTTTCCAAGACATTCAAAAGCGAATTCTGATTCTCGATGGTGCCATGGGGACCATGATTCAGAAATTCAAGCTATCGGAAGACGATGTGCGAGGGGCTCAGTTTGCCGATGCGACGAAGGATTTGCGCAACTTCAGCGACCTGCTTTGTTTGACGAAGCCAGAGATTATCGAGGGAATTCACCGCCAATTCCTGGAAGCAGGGGCTCATATTATTGAAACGAATACCTTCGGAGCGACCCCGGTTGCCATGGAGGAATTCGGCCTGAGCGAGCAGTTGGCCACCGATATCAATGTGGCCGCGGTGAAATTGGCGAAGAAAGTCGCCGACGAGTTTAACGATCGCGATCCCGATAACCGCCGTTATGTGGCTGGTTCGATTGGCCCCACCAGCAAGACCGCATCCATCTCGCGACGTATCGAAGACCCCGGTTTCCGCGATGTCACCTTCGACCAGTTGGTCAACTCGTACCTTGTGCAGATTGATGCCATGGTCGAGGCCGGCGTCGATATCTTGTTTCCGGAAACGACCTTCGACACGTTGAACTTAAAAGCGTGTCTCTTTGCGCTCGAGAAGTATTATCGTGAACAGGGAATTGAACTGCCGGTGATGACATCGGTCACAATCACCGACGCCTCGGGACGGACTTTGTCTGGGCAAACGGTCGAGGCCTTCTGGAATTCGGTTTCTCACTTCCCGATGCTCAGCGTGGGGATCAACTGCGCGCTTGGGGCCGAACTGATGCGGCCTTATGTGCAAGAGCTTTCGTCGATTGCTGGTTGCTATGTCAGTTGCCATCCGAATGCCGGCTTGCCGAACGAGATGGGGGAATATGATCAAACGCCTGATCAAATGGCCGCTACACTGCGTGATTTTGCCGAGCATGGCTGGCTGAACATTGTGGGCGGTTGCTGTGGCAGCACGCCGCAGCATATTCAAGCGATCGCGGAAGTGATGCGTGACTACGCACCTCGACCGCTTGCTCATCCGGAACCGCTAACCCGACTGAGCGGACAAGAACCGTTTACCATTACGCCGAATACCAATTTTGTGATGATCGGCGAACGGACCAACGTGACCGGTTCGCGACGATTTGCTCGTTTGATTCGGGAAGAACTATTCGAAGATGCGGTTGAAGTCGCGCGGCAGCAGGTCGCAAGTGGTGCCAATGTGATCGACGTGAACATGGACGACGCTTTGCTCGACGGCGAAGCGGCCATGGCACGCTACTTGAATTTGATCGCGGCCGAGCCAGACATCTGCAAAGTGCCGGTCATGATCGACAGCTCCAAATGGACGGTCATCGAATCGGGACTGCGCTGTGTGCAGGGGAAGTCGATTGTCAACTCGATCAGCCTCAAGGAAGGGGAAGAAGAGTTCCTCAAGAAGGCTCAACTTTGTCGCGACTACGGGGCGGCGGTTGTCGTGATGGCGTTCGACGAAGTAGGCCAGGCTGTGGAGATGGACCGCAAAGTCGAGATCTGCAAGCGGGCTTATGACTTGTTGGTCGAGAAGCTTCAGTTCAACCCGACCGATATTATCTTCGATCCGAACATTTTGACGGTGGCCACCGGCATCGAGGAACACAACGACTACGCGATCAACTTTATTGAAGCGACCCGGAAGATCAAACAGGTTTGCCCCGGGGCGAAAGTTTCTGGCGGGGTAAGCAACGTATCGTTTTCATTCCGTGGAAATGATGTCGTCCGCGAGGCCATCCATGCTGTTTTCCTGTATCACGCCATCAAGGCGGGGCTCGACATGGGAATTGTCAACGCTGGTCAATTGGCGGTCTACGACGAAGTGCCCAAGGAACTACGCGACCTGATCGAGGACGTTTTGTTCAACAAACGCCCAGATGCCACCGAGCGGCTGGTCGATTTCGCCGAGACAGTTAAGCACCAAAAAGGGGCCGGGCCGAAAGCCGAGGATCTCTCGTGGCGAGAAGCCCCCGTCGAGCAGCGGCTATCTCATTCGCTGGTGAAAGGGATCGATCGGTTTATTGAGGAAGATACCGAAGAAGCTCGGCAAAAATTTGATCGCTGTTTGCGTATCATCGAAGGGCCGCTGATGGACGGCATGAACGTCGTTGGCGATCTATTCGGTGCCGGCAAGATGTTCCTGCCTCAGGTCGTCAAAAGCGCTCGCGTGATGAAGAAAGCGGTTGCCTACTTGCTTCCTTACATGGAAAAGGAAAAAGAAGAACTAGGGACCACCGAATCCGATGCCCGCGGCAAAATCTTAATGGCCACCGTGAAAGGTGACGTGCACGATATTGGCAAGAATATCGTGGGCGTGGTGCTGGGGTGCAACAATTACGAGATCATCGATCTTGGTGTGATGGTCCACTGCGACAAAATCTTGGCGGCCGCCAAACAACATGGAGTCGACGTGATTGGCTTATCGGGGCTGATTACGCCTAGCTTGGACGAAATGGTTCACGTGGCCGAAGAGATGCAGGCCGCCGGAATGAAAATTCCGCTGCTGATCGGCGGGGCCACAACCAGCGCTAAGCATACCGCCGTAAAAATTGCTCCTGCTTACGAAGGCGCCGTCGTGCATGTCCTTGATGCTTCGCGGAGCGTGGGGGTTGTGGATCAACTGCTGAGCAAAGAAAACTCGCCAGCGTTTCTGGAAAAGAACCGCAACCTGCAAACCGAGTTGGTCGAATCTTATCGCAAGCGCCAAGCCGTTTCCTTGGTGCCTCTTCGGACGGCACGCGAGAAACGCTTTCAGACCGATTGGGCAACCGTCGATATCCCGACGCCTGACTTCACCGGCAGCAAGACCTTTCGTGAGTTTCCCCTGAAAACGCTACGGGAATACATCGATTGGTCTCCCTTCTTCAATTCCTGGGAATTGAAAGGCAAGTATCCCAAGATCTTTGAAGATAAATACGTCGGCGAAGAAGCGAAGAAGCTTTTTCACGATGCCAATGTACTGCTCGACGAAATCATCGAGAAGAAGCTGCTGACAGCCAATGGGGTCTTTGGCTTCTGGCCAGCGGCCGCCGATGGCGATGATATTGTCGTTTACGATCCGAACGACCCAGAGAAAGAAATCGAGCGTTTCTTCACGCTTCGTCAGCAGTGGGAGCGGAAGGGGCAAAACGATTTCCGGGCACTGTCCGACTACATTGCCCCGGTGGAGAGTGGCCGACGCGATTACCTGGGGGCGTTCGCGGTGACGACCGGGATTGGTTGCAACGAATTGGTCGCCAAGTTTGATGCTGACCACGACGATTACAACTCGATCATGGCCAAGGCCCTAGCCGATCGTTTTGCGGAAGCGTTTGCCGAGCGTTTGCACCAAGAGGCCCGACAGCATTGGCGATTTGGCCAAGACGAAGAACTTAGCAACGAAGAGTTGATCAAGGAATCGTATCGTGGGATTCGTCCCGCGCCAGGTTATCCGGCGCAGCCAGATCACACGGAAAAGTGGACGTTGTTCCGCTTGCTGAATGCCACGCAAGAGACCGGCATCGAGCTAACCGAGAGCTTGGCAATGATGCCGGCAGCCAGTGTCAGCGGTTTATATTTCGCTCATCCGGCAGCCCGTTATTTTGCCATTCATCAACTTGGACGCGATCAGGTCGAGGACTACGCCAAACGCAAAGGCATGCCGCTGAAAGACGTAGAGAAGTGGCTGGCCCCGAACTTGTCGTACGATCCATAA
- a CDS encoding ExeA family protein has protein sequence MYEAYWNLKTRPFENTYSEASYYPSESAQAALLKLRYAVENRRGAAILGGACGLGKSLLARTLMAQLPDQFAPKVHLVFPKLPSESLIPYLLLNLGQGQEATTSPDPSRAVWQLEQYLKTNTRAGNHAVVIVDDAHLLADHASLETLRLLTNFETDGKLDLTLILVGQTQIIPAIERFPGLESRVGVKSLMRCFTPDETAAYVTHRLRVAGCEQEIFAGGALERLFELTRGNPREINRLCDLALLIGYAEELRQIDAPQVESIHEELVSVVPE, from the coding sequence ATGTACGAAGCGTACTGGAATTTAAAAACTCGTCCGTTCGAGAACACCTACTCGGAAGCGTCTTATTACCCGTCCGAGTCGGCTCAGGCAGCCCTTTTGAAACTGCGATATGCGGTGGAAAATCGACGCGGCGCCGCCATCTTAGGAGGCGCTTGCGGGCTAGGCAAAAGCCTTTTAGCGCGCACCTTGATGGCTCAACTGCCCGATCAGTTTGCCCCCAAGGTACACCTCGTTTTCCCCAAGCTTCCCAGCGAAAGCTTGATTCCGTACCTGCTGCTAAACCTGGGGCAAGGGCAAGAGGCTACCACCTCCCCAGACCCTAGTCGTGCGGTTTGGCAGTTAGAGCAGTATCTCAAAACCAACACTCGCGCCGGCAATCACGCGGTGGTTATCGTTGACGATGCCCACTTACTAGCGGACCACGCTTCCTTGGAAACCTTGCGTCTGCTGACCAACTTCGAGACGGACGGCAAGCTCGATCTAACGCTAATTCTGGTTGGTCAAACACAAATCATCCCCGCTATCGAACGCTTCCCAGGGCTGGAAAGTCGGGTCGGCGTAAAGTCGCTGATGCGTTGCTTCACTCCGGATGAAACAGCCGCTTATGTCACGCATCGCCTGCGAGTTGCCGGTTGCGAGCAAGAAATTTTCGCCGGTGGGGCCCTGGAACGCCTATTTGAGCTGACGCGAGGCAATCCTCGTGAAATCAATCGCCTGTGTGACCTCGCTTTGCTGATTGGCTATGCGGAAGAACTCCGCCAGATCGACGCCCCTCAGGTCGAATCGATCCACGAAGAACTTGTTTCTGTCGTGCCAGAATAG
- a CDS encoding glycosyltransferase family 39 protein: MSNPTEPSPSPPLPRWWTSALFAFGMMGVSLFFRLPLLEESLWVDELHTAWVVADSPQEIPERAAMGNQSPLYFLGVWAWLQTSGMHEWSLRLPSLLAGVLAVGLVTVITHRWTKDGWIALGIGLIAAMDKDWIFFATEARTYALVQAVAIAQVIVAWQACQHDRVAAWLGLISLSLINFYLHYSTLLFTGGVGLAMLISAANRPVRKHLLLAGIVLLLGIGVSVPHLLSIFERRANWAQFISATSSNEWTRWGTVFAFLIPASIALLIAWLRQTAIPQLQKRRFFFLTLVVLLPLATAWLTTATGVAALFFGRYLFSVEACVLLLLASIVAMLPGKWVARGVLALAVLLSFFGRFHSPWQGMRGENWPQVVQAASDRINSLDLPPEIVIAAGLIETDILLTDEAEDQPWDEFARLPLESIYRLPAQATERFGLTYTNAGQPTPRYQAESADQATVILIVRGRDSKADQVARRLQAAFPERDYRIETPQPQTYGVQWRVLTPQASSP, encoded by the coding sequence GTGAGTAATCCCACCGAGCCAAGCCCGTCCCCTCCCCTACCCCGCTGGTGGACCAGTGCGCTGTTCGCGTTCGGTATGATGGGTGTCTCGCTCTTTTTTCGTCTGCCGCTGCTTGAAGAAAGCCTCTGGGTCGACGAACTGCATACGGCCTGGGTAGTGGCAGACAGTCCGCAGGAAATTCCTGAACGAGCAGCGATGGGGAATCAATCACCGCTCTACTTTCTTGGCGTCTGGGCTTGGCTCCAAACCAGCGGCATGCACGAGTGGTCGCTCCGTTTGCCTTCTTTGTTGGCTGGTGTCTTAGCGGTAGGGCTTGTCACGGTCATCACCCATCGCTGGACGAAGGATGGGTGGATCGCGCTCGGTATTGGTTTGATCGCGGCGATGGACAAAGACTGGATCTTCTTCGCCACCGAGGCCCGCACGTACGCGCTGGTTCAAGCCGTAGCGATCGCTCAAGTGATTGTGGCCTGGCAAGCCTGTCAGCACGACCGCGTTGCCGCCTGGCTGGGGCTGATCTCGCTTTCACTGATCAACTTCTACCTTCACTACAGCACGCTGCTGTTCACCGGTGGCGTGGGCTTGGCGATGCTAATCTCGGCTGCCAATCGCCCTGTCCGAAAGCATCTGTTGTTGGCAGGTATTGTCCTCTTGCTCGGGATTGGTGTCAGCGTTCCGCACCTGCTGTCGATCTTTGAACGACGTGCGAACTGGGCCCAATTTATCAGTGCCACTTCCTCAAACGAATGGACGCGCTGGGGCACCGTGTTCGCTTTCCTGATACCGGCCAGCATCGCCTTATTGATCGCATGGCTTCGCCAGACGGCGATTCCTCAACTACAGAAGCGTCGTTTCTTTTTCCTGACGTTGGTTGTTCTGCTACCTCTGGCGACGGCTTGGCTTACCACGGCAACCGGTGTTGCGGCGTTGTTTTTTGGGCGTTATCTCTTTTCGGTGGAAGCGTGCGTGCTGCTCCTTTTAGCAAGCATCGTGGCCATGCTGCCAGGGAAGTGGGTGGCTCGTGGCGTGCTTGCCCTAGCCGTCTTACTAAGCTTCTTTGGACGTTTCCATTCGCCCTGGCAAGGGATGCGGGGAGAAAACTGGCCTCAGGTCGTCCAAGCCGCGTCCGACCGGATCAACTCGCTGGATCTTCCGCCAGAGATCGTCATCGCTGCGGGATTGATTGAAACCGATATTTTGCTCACCGACGAGGCAGAAGACCAACCGTGGGACGAGTTTGCCCGACTGCCGCTGGAGTCGATCTATCGCCTGCCCGCTCAAGCGACCGAGCGATTCGGCTTAACGTATACCAACGCAGGCCAGCCGACTCCTCGCTATCAAGCCGAGTCGGCTGATCAAGCGACGGTGATTCTGATTGTTCGTGGCAGAGATTCGAAAGCGGACCAAGTCGCCCGTCGCTTACAAGCCGCGTTTCCAGAACGAGACTACCGCATAGAAACGCCTCAACCGCAAACTTATGGGGTTCAATGGCGCGTCCTAACGCCTCAAGCTAGTTCCCCCTAG
- a CDS encoding FAD-dependent oxidoreductase produces MQSFITEHLSAKLSWMAVDTPARIVIVGAGPIGIEAALYARFLGYEVTIFDSQEVGSHLLQWGRVPMFTPFGMNSTPLGLSALAAQDEGYSAPAEDAILTGSEFVEQYLLPLAETDLVVDGLKLQHEVISIARKSHLKHDYASLDSRGNAPFETLVRDAEGREHLFESEIVLDCSGAQGEPNYLGGGGNPALGELEARAHFRFGVIDASGTDREQFANQQVLVIGSDDTAATNICELSQLARESLETHVTWLTQQELPSGQPDPLAIDQNDPYPSRRRVLEQANQLAGHEDGHIDHWPETQVQSVHYEPQNDHFHVTLSGKHEGVHTFDRVLVNVGYRPNLRMLRELQVATCCISEAPRNLAVKLAAKEDAAACQIDATTLFHPEPNFYILGAKSYGRRSDFVLATGFEQIRQVFAVIGDRENLNLYAKPMTKSE; encoded by the coding sequence TTGCAATCTTTTATTACTGAGCACCTTTCTGCAAAGTTATCTTGGATGGCAGTTGATACCCCAGCACGAATCGTCATTGTGGGCGCCGGCCCTATCGGCATTGAAGCCGCTCTTTATGCTCGGTTCCTTGGTTACGAGGTCACCATTTTTGATTCGCAAGAAGTCGGATCGCATCTCCTGCAGTGGGGCCGCGTGCCGATGTTTACTCCGTTTGGAATGAACAGCACACCGCTGGGGTTGTCGGCATTGGCTGCCCAGGACGAAGGTTATTCGGCTCCGGCGGAAGATGCCATCCTGACTGGTAGCGAGTTCGTGGAGCAGTATCTTTTGCCCTTGGCCGAAACCGACTTGGTTGTCGACGGCTTGAAGCTGCAGCACGAAGTAATCTCGATTGCCCGGAAGTCGCATCTCAAGCACGACTACGCCAGCCTCGATTCACGCGGAAACGCACCATTTGAAACGCTGGTAAGAGACGCCGAGGGACGCGAGCATCTTTTTGAAAGTGAAATCGTCCTGGACTGCAGCGGCGCCCAAGGCGAGCCGAACTATCTTGGAGGCGGGGGGAATCCCGCTTTAGGAGAGTTGGAAGCTCGGGCGCATTTCCGGTTTGGTGTAATCGATGCCAGCGGGACAGATCGAGAGCAATTTGCCAACCAGCAAGTGCTTGTGATCGGTTCTGATGACACGGCGGCGACCAATATCTGCGAGCTTAGCCAACTGGCGCGTGAGTCGCTGGAGACCCACGTGACTTGGCTTACACAGCAAGAGCTTCCCTCGGGCCAGCCAGACCCCTTGGCCATCGACCAGAACGATCCTTACCCTTCGCGACGTCGCGTGCTGGAACAAGCGAATCAACTGGCCGGCCACGAAGATGGCCACATCGATCATTGGCCTGAAACGCAAGTGCAAAGCGTTCATTATGAACCGCAAAACGATCATTTCCATGTGACATTATCAGGCAAGCATGAAGGCGTTCATACATTCGATCGCGTGTTAGTGAACGTCGGGTACCGACCTAACCTGCGAATGTTGCGAGAACTGCAAGTGGCTACGTGTTGTATCTCGGAAGCTCCCCGAAATCTGGCGGTAAAGTTGGCGGCGAAAGAAGATGCTGCGGCTTGCCAAATCGACGCGACCACATTATTTCACCCGGAACCAAATTTTTACATCTTGGGGGCTAAGTCTTACGGACGGCGATCAGACTTTGTCCTTGCCACCGGTTTCGAGCAAATTCGTCAGGTGTTTGCCGTGATTGGTGATCGAGAAAATTTGAATCTTTACGCCAAACCAATGACGAAATCAGAATAG
- a CDS encoding protein-glutamate methylesterase/protein-glutamine glutaminase, translating to MYQRTIRVLIVDDSQLIRALISDLLEEAEDIEVVGTAADGMEAVRMARSLKPDVITLDVQMPKMDGLQTLEKILEEQPIPVLMVSATTQLGGQITLEALDRGALDYIAKPEGLKEAETTLRAELSRKIRAVASTDVKRVLKMRRERAEKRRQRLDKPSSALEKKLANSSAAVSDIPVADKCIALGISTGGPPALASIFELLPTGLPPIVIVQHMPANFTKAFAMRLNSLSKVNVKEAETGDVIKPGHAYLAPGGRHLELRKNGRNGAKLFVRDGDPVSGHRPSVDVMMGSAASLYGNRLLGIVMTGMGRDGSDGCKSIRDAGGYVLGQDESSSDVYGMNKVAFQEGNVDRQFSLDEAATLFASQVRRLWGAACAST from the coding sequence ATGTATCAACGAACCATTCGTGTTCTTATTGTCGACGATTCGCAGCTCATCCGCGCGTTAATATCCGATCTGCTTGAAGAAGCAGAGGATATCGAAGTCGTTGGGACGGCAGCCGATGGCATGGAAGCGGTGCGGATGGCTCGCAGCCTGAAGCCAGACGTCATTACGCTTGATGTCCAAATGCCCAAAATGGATGGCCTGCAAACCTTAGAGAAAATTCTCGAAGAGCAACCCATCCCAGTTCTCATGGTCAGCGCGACAACGCAGTTGGGTGGCCAGATTACCCTGGAAGCCCTCGACCGGGGTGCTCTCGACTATATCGCGAAGCCAGAAGGACTCAAAGAAGCGGAAACGACACTGCGTGCCGAGCTGTCTCGCAAAATCCGTGCGGTTGCCTCGACCGATGTGAAACGCGTGCTAAAGATGCGTCGCGAACGCGCCGAGAAACGGCGTCAGCGGTTGGACAAGCCAAGCTCTGCCCTCGAAAAGAAGTTAGCAAATTCCTCCGCTGCAGTCAGTGATATTCCAGTCGCCGACAAATGCATTGCGTTGGGAATTTCAACAGGCGGTCCCCCAGCTTTGGCCTCGATCTTCGAGTTGCTTCCGACCGGACTGCCGCCGATTGTTATTGTGCAACACATGCCAGCCAACTTCACCAAAGCTTTCGCGATGCGTCTTAACTCGCTCTCGAAAGTCAACGTGAAGGAAGCAGAAACTGGCGATGTCATTAAGCCTGGCCATGCTTATCTGGCCCCAGGCGGACGCCACTTGGAACTCCGCAAGAACGGTCGTAATGGCGCCAAGTTATTCGTCCGCGACGGTGATCCGGTCAGCGGGCATCGCCCCTCGGTCGACGTGATGATGGGCAGTGCCGCAAGTCTTTATGGCAATCGGCTGCTCGGTATCGTGATGACCGGTATGGGTCGCGATGGTTCGGACGGCTGCAAATCAATTCGGGATGCCGGTGGCTATGTCCTCGGCCAGGATGAATCCAGTTCCGATGTTTACGGCATGAACAAGGTCGCATTCCAGGAAGGGAACGTTGATCGCCAGTTTTCGCTCGACGAAGCGGCAACCCTGTTTGCAAGCCAGGTTCGTCGCCTTTGGGGAGCGGCCTGCGCGTCGACTTAA